Within Myceligenerans xiligouense, the genomic segment GGACGCCCGGCGCGGCGTCGTCGGCCCTCACGGTCGGCGCGGTCGACGACGACGACCTGATCACCGGCTTCTCGAGCCGCGGGCCGCGAATCGACGGCGCGATCAAGCCGGACATCGTCGCGCCCGGCGAGGGAATCGTCGCCGCGCGTGCGGCGGGGACGCAGCTCGGCAGCCCGGTCGGGGAGCACTACGTGGCCGCGAGCGGCACCTCGATGGCGTCGCCGCACGTCGCAGGCGCAGCCGCAGCCGTACTGCAGGCCCGGCCCGACCTGACCGCGCCCGAACTGAAGGCCGTGCTGATGGGGTCGGCGGACCCGACCGGCGCGTCCGTGTTCGAGGAGGGTGCGGGGCGGGTCTTCGTGCCCACCGCGATCGAGCAGCCGGTCATCGCCCACCCGGCATCGGTCTCGCTCGGCAACTTCGAGTACCCGCACGACGGCACGGCGTCGGCCACGATCACCTACCGGAACACCGGCGACGACGACCTCGTCCTCGACGTGGATCTCGCCGTGACCGGCCCGGACAGCGAGGACGCCGAGGGCGCGTCCGTCTCCGACGAGCGGGTGACCGTTCCGGCGGACGGCACCGCCGAGGTCTCCGTGACGGTGGACCGTGTGCCCGGGGTGATCGGCCGGTACTCCGGCGCGGTCACGGCGACCGGCCCGGACGGCGTGACGGTGCGGACGCCCGTGGGCTGGGAGAAGGAGCCCGAGCTGTTCGACCTGACGCTGGAGTTCATCGGACGGGACGGGAAACCCTTCGCGGACGGCATGGCAGACCTCGCCGCCATGAACGTCGACGACGCCGAGCAGTTCCTGGCCTTCGACCTCATCGACTTCGTCGAGGACACGACGCACACCCTGCGCGTCCCCGAGGGCCGTTACTCGGTCGCGGCAAGCATGCTGAACGGCACGTTCACGGAGCTCACCGACGCCTTCGCGCCGGAGGTGACCGTCAGCGCCGACACGACCGTGACGCTTGACGCGCGCGAGGCCCTGCCGGTGTCGATCGCCACGCCGCGCGCGGCGACGGTGAGGGATCTCGGCATGGAGGAGCAGCGGACCGACGCGGACGGACGCAGCCTGTCGACGGGGATCGTCATCGGCGGCGCCGACGCCTTCGTCACGCCGACCCAGCCGGTGACGATCGGCGAGTTCGACCACGTCACCTCGGCGCACCTGCGCCGGCCCGCCTCGGCTGCCGGGAAGGCCCGTCCGTACACCTACGACCTGGTGTTCCAGCAGTCCCCGGTGACGACGGGGACGTTCACCGCCCACCGCGAGGACCTGGCCGCCGTGAGAACGACGTACGCGGAACCGGCACGGGACGTCGTGATCTCGGCGGGCCGCGGCGCCGTGCCGGAAGGCCGAGGCTCCGCCTTCGTGGTGGCGACGCCCGTGGACCCGGGCACCCGGACCGAGTACGTGAGTGCGCGGAACGTGAACTGGTTCCATGCCACGTTCTACGACTCACCCGACGGGGCGGAGCTGCTGGGCGGCTACGACTCCCCGCTGACCGCGTACGAGCCCGGGTCGACCGTCGCCGCGACGATCGGCGGGGCGCCCCGCACCCCGCAGGCCCTCACGGGGCACATGGGCGACCTGCTCGGCATCTTCCCGAACGGCTGGTCGGACTCGGCCGGAAACGCGTTCGTGGGCTGGGGCGCGGACGACGAGCACCTCACCGTCTGGCAGGACGGCGAGGTCGTCGTGGACGACGCACCCGGATGGGCCGAGCTGACGATGCCGCCCGGGGGCGCGGACTACCGGGTCGCGTACCGCGGGAGCGCGGCGTCCGAACGGTGGTACACCGCGCAGCGGGTGACGGGTGAGTGGACGTTCCGGGCCGAGCCGGTCGGCGAGGACGAACTCGTGATGAGGGAACTGCTCGACGTCCGGTACGACGTCGCGCGGATCGGTCCGCGAGGCACCGCACCGCGGCGCACGAAGGTCGGGGTCGAGGTCACCGGAACCGAAGGGGACTCGACCGTACGCCTGTGGTGGTCTGCGAACGATGGCACGGACTGGACGGAGGCCACGGTCAGGAACGGCGTGGCCGTGGTGAACGCTCCGAAGGGCACCTCGGCGGTGTCGCTCCGTGCCGAGGTGACGGACGCGGCAGGGAACAGCCTGAGGGAGACGGTGGAGCGGGCATACACCGTGAAGTGGCCACGATGAGGTAGGTCCCGTGGTGCGCTGCGCGCCCGATGCGAACGCCGGGGTGGCGAAAACCACCCCGGCGTTCTGCCCTCCTGGTCGGCGCCGCGAGCGCGTAGCGTGGGCCCGTGAGAACTGTGACGCCGTTCGTGTCGATGTTGCGGGCCGACAACGCGGGGCCGATGACGCTCGACGGGACTCGGTCCTACGTGCTGCGGGCGCCCGGCGCCACGGGGTGCGTGGTGGTGGACCCGGGGCCGGACCTGGACGACCACCTGGACGCGCTGGCCGCCGCCGGGCCGGTCGAGCTGGTGCTGATCACGCACCGGCATCCGGACCACACGGCCGGGTCGGCCGGGTTGCGGGAGCGCACCGGCGCGCCGGTGCGGGCGCGGGACCCCGAGTTCTGCCTCGGCGGGGAGCCCCTGCACAGGGGTGACGTGCTCGACGTGGCAGGTCTGCGGATCGAGGTGCTGGCCACACCGGGGCACACGCGGGACTCCGTGGCGTTCGTGGTCAGCGGGCCGAGTGGGGGTGCCTCCGGTGACCAGGTGCCCCGCGCCGGAAGCACGGCCGGCGGAACGGCGGCGCGGCACGCGGAGACCGTCGTGCTGACCGGGGACACGGTGCTCGGTCAGGGCACCACCGTGATCGCCGAGCCCGACGGCTCGCTCCGCGACTACTTCGAGAGCCTCGACCTCCTCGAGGCGGTCGGCGCGGGCGTCCTCGGTCTGCCCGCGCACGGCGACCCGATCGGGGACCTCGCGGCGGCCGTGCGGATGTACCGCGCGCACCGGATCGAGCGGCTGGAGCAGGTACGTCACGCCCTGGAACGGCTGGGCGTACCCGACGACGGCCGGGGCGCGCAGGTCTCGGAGCTCGCGGACGCGGTGGTGGAGGCCGTGTACGCCGACGTCGACCCGGGCGTCCGGGGCGCGGCCCGGCAGAGCGTCACGGCGCAGCTGGACTACCTGCTCGGCGAGTAGGCGGGCGCTGCTCCTCGTACCGCAGGGCCGGCCCGAGCAGCAGGCCGCCGTCGACCACGAACTCCGACCCGGTCGCGTAGGCGGCGTCGTCGGACGCCACGAACAGGGCCAGCCGGGTCACGTCGCCGGGCTCCCCCACGCGCGGGATCGCGAACGGCTCGGGCGTGTAGGCGGCCGCGATGGGCGCCGCACCGGGAGCCGCCGGCTCGGTGATGAACGGGGTCGAGACCGCTCCGGGGTGGATCGAGTTGACCCGGATCCCGTCACGGCCCAGCTCCATGGCTGCCGTCCGGGTCAGACCACGCAGGGCCCACTTGCTCGTCGTGTAGGCGGCGAAGTACGGGGTGGCGGTGTTGGCCATGGAGGATGCGATGTTCACGATCGAGCCGCCCCCACCCCGCCGCATGGACGGGGTGACGGCCCGGATCCCCAGGAACTGTCCGGTCACGTTGATGTCCAGGAGCCGCTGCCAGTCGGCCAGTTCGGTGTGCTCGACCGTCGCGGCCGCCTGCGGCACGCCGGCGTTGTTGACCAGCACCGACACCGGCCCGAAGCGGCGCTCTGCCTCCGCCACGGCGTCGGCCCACTGCCGCTCGTCGCGTACCTCCAGGACGACCGCCATGGCCCGTTCCCCCAGCTCGGCGGCCAGGCGCGCCCCCCGCTCGGGGTCCCGGTCCCCGATCACGACGTCGGCGCCCTCGGCATGGAAGGCGCGCACGTGGCTCACCCCCATGCCGCCGCTCGCACCCGTGACCAGGACCGTCTTGTTCTCGAATCGCCCCATGGCGCATCCTCTCGTCAGGTTCCGAGTCCTTCGACTCGCATCTGTCGGAACACTACGTTCGCGCAAGGTTGTGAGTCAAGTGACTCACACCCTGCACCCTCCGGCATGATGGGCGCATGGCGACAGGGACGGGTGCGTACCACGAGCAACTCGCGGAGCGGAAGCGGGCGGCGATCGTCGACGCGGCGACCAGCCTGTTCATGGCCCACGGATATGCGGGCGCGTCGCTGGCCCGGGTGGCCCAGGACGCCGACGTCTCGAAGGCGACCCTGTTCAAGCAGTTCCCCACCAAGGCGAGCCTGTTCGAGGCGGTGGTGACGCAGCAGTGGGACGCGGCCGACGACGACAGCACGACGCCGGAGCCCGGCGACCTCGCACGCGGGCTGCGCGTGTACGGCCGCCGCTACGCGGCGCTCATGTCACGGCCCGAGATGGTGGGCCTGTACCGGATGGTGATCGCGGAGATGCCGCGGTTCCCCCAGATCGCCGACACCCAGTTCGAGACCGGGAAGATGCCGTTCTTCCGCGTGGTCCAGCGCTACCTCCGTGCCGAGCACGACGCCGGGACGGCCCGCGTCGACGACACCCTCATGGCGGCGGCCAACTTCCTGGGCATGATCGGCAACTACGTGTTCTGGCCCCGTCTCATGGTGGTCGGCTGGGATCCCACGCCCGCGCAGGTCGAGAACGCGGTGGACGAGGCGGTGGCGACCACCGTCGCCCGCTACGGCGCCACCCAGGGACGAAACCTCACGCCCGGCCGTGGACGATCTCCGTCGCGGCGGCCGGGTCAGAGCGCCTTGCCGTAGCAGCGCTGTTCCGGCTCGCCCGCGTACTTGCCGTAGGGCGCGATCCGCTCGTAGCCGAGCTTCTCGTAGAGGGCGATCGCCTCGGGCTGCTCCGTGCCCGTCTCCAGGACGAGCCGGGCCAGGCCCGCCTCGCGCGCGGACTTCTCGAGCTCTCCCATGATCAGCGTCGAGAGACCACGGCGGCGGAAGCCGGGACCGACGAAGACGCGCTTCACCTCACCTGTCCCGGGCGGGTGCAGCCCGTCCACGCCGTCGTCGGCGCCGGACAGGTCCCGGACGCTCCCGCCCGCGGCGGCGACGCCGCCGACCCGGATCACGACCGTCGCGACGATCGTGGCCGGGTCGAAGTACTCGGCCGCGTCGCCGTCGTCCCCGTAGCGCTCGGCGAGCTCGGCCACCGCGGCGAGGCGCAGCTCGACCGCGTCCGGGTGCTCGAACGGAACCCTCTCGACCCCGGCCTCCGCGGGCCGGGAGCCGCGCGCTCCGAGAACCTCCGTCACGACGCGTGCCCCCGGGGCACGACGGCGCGGCCGCGCACCGGGCCGCGGGAGGCGGACACGGTCACGCCCCGACGAGGGACGCCAGCACCGAGCGGAAGAACGGGAGCCCGTCCGTGCCCGCCCGCGGGCCGTCCGCGTCGGCCGGGCCGAATCCCTGCTCGACGGCGTGCTCCGGGTGCGGCATCAGCCCCACCACGTTGCCCTTCTCGTTGGTGATGCCCGCGATGTCGCGGCGGGAGCCGTTCGGGTTCCAGCCGTCGTAGCGGAACGTGACGCGGCCCTCGCCCTCGAGCCGGTCGAGCGTGGCGTCGTCCGCGACGAACTGGCCGTCCTGGTTCTTCAGGGGGATCGTGATCCTCTGCCCCGTGGCGAACTCGTTGGTCCACGCCGTGTTGGCGTTGGCGACGACGAGGGTCTGCTCCCGGCAGACGAAGTGCAGGTGGTCGTTCTTGATCATCGAGCCGGGCAGCAGGTGAGCCTCGGTGAGGACCTGGAAGCCGTTGCAGATGCCGAGGACCGGCATGCCGCCCCGCGCGGCGTCGATCACGGAGGACATCGCCGGAGCGAACCTGCTGATCGCGCCGGCGCGCAGGTAGTCACCGTAGGAGAAGCCGCCGGGCAGCACGACCGCCTCGACGCCCTGCAGGTCGGCGTCCGCGTGCCAGAGGGCGACGGGCTCGCCGCCCGCGAGCCGGATCGCCCGGGCGGCGTCGCGGTCGTCGAGCGTGCCGGGGAAGGTGACGACGCCGATCCGGGCGCTGTTCAGCGTGCCCATCAGGCCGGTCCGGCGTGCTGCGGAGCGGCGGCCGCGACACCCTCCGAGGCGTCGACCACGGCGACGACGTCCTCGATGACGGGGTTCGACAGCACCTGCTCGGCCGCCTTGCGAGCCTGTTCCAGGATCTCCGGCGTGACCTCGCCGTCGACCTCGAGCTCGAAGCGCTTGCCCTGGCGGACACCGGTGAACTGCGTGAACCCGAGGCGCGGCAGCGCCCCGACCACGGCCTTGCCCTGGGGGTCCAGGATCTCGGGCTTGGGCATGACCTCGACGACGACGCGTCCCACGGGGGCTCCTTGAAAGACGAGAGGATTCCGGGGCAGAGTCTACTGGGAGGCCGGGAACGGTGAGGCATCCGCCGGCGGACGCACGCGTGAGGTGCGCCACGGCGCGTCGCCCGGCGGTCCCTCGTGGCCCAGGACCATCAGGACGCCGACCATCCGCGCCCGCACCCCGGCGTCGTCGGTGACCGTCGTCGCCCGGGCGCGGACCCAGAGCTCGCGGCCGTCCGCCGCCAGGAGGCGGTGCTCCAGGTCCAGGGGCATGCAGGCCCCCGCGAGCTGCTGGGCGATCGCCGACCGCACCGCGCGCTGGTCGTCCGCGTGGACACGACTGGTCCACTCCTCGATGCTCGCGCCGACCTCGTCGTCGGCCAGGCCGAGGAGCGACTTCCACGTGCGCGAGTAGTACACGTGGCCCGTGGTGATGTCCCAGTCCCACGTGCCCTCGAGCGCGACCTCCTCGACGAGGCGGTAACGCACCTGGCCCGCCCGCAGGTCCAGCGCGAGCGCCCGCTCGCGCGCGGCCATGTCGGCGAGTGCGGCGCGCTGCGTGCGCAGCGACACCAGCCGGGCCTCGCGATCCAGCGCGACGGCGAGCATCGCCGCCCAGTGGTCGAACTTGTCGCGGGCGCTGGTGGTGTGCGTGTCGATGGCGCCGCCGATGAGCAGCAGCCCCCAGTCGCTCGTGTCGAAGGTGACCGGGATGACGAACGCGATCCCGTCGGCGGAATCGAGCAGTGCCCGTGTCGGGAAGGACGCGACCGGAAGCTTCGTCCCGACGAGCGCCCGGGCCTGCGGCGATGTCGCCGTCGTACCGACGACGGTGAGCTCGCGCGCCGGGTCCGCCGCGGTACCGGCGGGGGGCCTCGGTGCCGGGCTGTCCACCTCCCCCGCGTAGTCGCGCAGGCCGGGCCGCGGGACGTCGTCGGGCACGGGCGGATGGGCGAGCCGTTCGGCGGCGTCGGACCAGAGCGCGAGCGTGGCGGGCCCGCGGTGCCCCTTGGGGAGCCAGCGCAACGTCCGGATGGTGGGCGCGTCCGCGTGCAGGAGCCCCAGGTCGAGCTCGTACTGCTCACCGATCGTGCGCTCGAGGCGGCCGGCCCGGGCCAGCAGCGTCTGCGTGCACCCGGTGCTGAGCGCGACGATGACGTCGGTGATGGCGCGGGCCACGGCGCGGCGCCGTGCCGTCGGGCCCGGCTCGCCGGGAGCGCGGGTCCTGCCCTTGCGGGCCTTGGCCAGCTCCTCCTCGACCGAGCGGAGCGCGGGCACCAGCTGTTCGAGGGCCTCGGGATGCGGCCGGAGCGCGCGGGTGATGTCCACGAGGGACGCGAGCGCGTCGGCGTCGGGCAGCACGGCGAGCGCGTCGGCGCCGCGCACGATCCGCTGCACGCTGCGCATCCACGCCTCGATGCCCGGCGTGGTCCCCGCGCCGTCGAGCACGATCTCCGCGACGCCCGCGAGGCGTGCCCAGGAGGTCGAGGCCCCGCCGCCGGTGCCCTGCACCGGACCCACGCTCGCCTCCCGGCAGCCGCACGACTCACGGGTGATCAGGCTCGCGGCCGACAGGTGCCGGCCGCGCGGACGCTCGCCGCGGATCTGCGCGACCAGAAGCGAGACGGCGAGCTCGCCGACGCCGTCGTGGTGCGGGTCCACGGTCGCGAGCCGAGGTCGCATGCGTGCGCCGAGGTCGGAGTGGTCGAAACCGACCACCGCCTGACGCCTCGGCAGCGACAGGCCGCTGACCTGGAGCATTCTTGTGAAACCCGCGGCGTTGCGGTCGGTGGCGACGAACGTCGCGGTGGTCGGCATGCCCGCGGTCAGCGCCTGCCGCGCCGCGGCCGCCCCGGCTGCCTCCTGGTTGTCGGCGGCCTGGTAGACCCACTCCTCCCGCGGCTCGATCCCGTGGTCGCGCAGTGTGGCCCGGTACGCCTCGTACCGCTCGACGATGTCGGACTGGCGCAGGCTTCCCACGAAACCGATTTCGACGTGACCGTGCGCGATGAGGTGCTCGACGGCCGCCCGCGTGCCCCCGGCGTTGTCGGGCGCGACGGCGGGCGCCTGCGCACCGGGCGAGTGCTCACCGACCAGGACCATGGGCCGGTCCTCCGCGCCGAGTCGCTCGACGGTGTCGGCGTCGACGGCGGTGGTGACCACGATCAGGCCGTCCGCCGCGTCCAGCCCGACCGGCACGCCGACCGGAGGCTCCTCCGGGAACTGGGCGCGCTCCAGATCGGCCGGGTACGTCTGCACGACGACGACCCGGTGCCCGCCGGCCCTCGCCGCGCGCGAAACTCCCGCCAGAACCTTCCCGAAGTAGTGCCCGCCTACCACCGGCGACAGCACGGCCAAAGAATACTTGCCCCTCACGGATGTCATGCTCACACCCCGTCCTCGTCGACGCTGTGCAAAGTATGGGCTAACAGGGCATGCTACGGGAATGGTCTCGACGGCGCGACCGAATCATCCTGAAGATCCAGATAACTTGTCCGGCAAGCCTAGAGCCCCGGGCTCACCCCGGGGTGCGCGGTCGCGCCCCGGCGAGGGCAGGCGGCGGCCGACGATCGTCGATGTCGCCCGCGCGGCAGGCGTCTCGACGGCCGTGGTCTCGTACGCCCTCAACGGGCGACGCGGCGTGGCGGAGGTGACGCGCGAACGCGTGCTCCGGGTCGCCGACGAACTCGGCTGGCGACCCGCCACGGCCGCGCGCTCCCTGCGCGCCGGCCCCGGTGCCGCCGCCCTCGTCGCGGTGCACGACGGCGCCGCCGGGTCGCGCGCAGCCTCGACGCTCGACCTGGTCACGGCCGCGGCCGAGGTGCTCGACGGCGGTGACGTCACCCTGGCGGTCCACACGGCGAGCACCGTGGAACAGGCCGCGCACCTCATGCGCCGCTGGTGGGCCGAGCGCCGCTACGCCGCCTTCGTCGTGACGGGCCTGCGGTCCGACGACGCCCGCCTCGCCGCGCTGCGCCACCTGCCCGCCCCCGCCGTCATGGTCGGCGACCCGTCCGCTCCCGCCCCGCCCGCGTGGCGCAGCGTCATGTTCGACGACGCGACGGCGTTCGCCCAGGTCGGCGAATTCCTCGCCGACCTGGGGCACCGCCGGGTCGCCATGCTCACCGGGGCCGAGGGCCTGCTGGCGACCCGCCGACGGGCCACCGCGCTCGCCACCGCACTGGGCAAAGCCGGAATCGATTTCGACGCGGTCTCCGGCGACGGCGTCGACCGCGCGGCGGCCGCAGTCGGCTCGCTGCTCTCCTCCGGCAGCCACCCCACCGCCGTCGTGACGGACGACGACGTCACGGCAGGTGTCGTGCTCGACGTCGCGCGGCGTCTGGACATCGCGGTGCCCTGGGAGCTCTCCGTGGTGGCCGGGACCGACGCCGCGGCGTGCCGGCTCACGACACCGTCGCTCACAGCCGTGCCGTACCCGGTGGAGCGCCTGGGAAACGCCGTCGGGCACGCGCTGCTCGGAGTGCTGCACGCCGACGCGACGACGAGCGAGAAGGCACCGCCGTCCACCACGGTCGCCGCCGGCGGGCTGGTGATCCGCGGTTCCACCGCACCCCCGGATCCACGGTGAGCGATCACGTGAGAGCGGTCTCCTGTTAAACGATTCGTTTGGTGTCGTCCAAGTCATCGTCCGGGCAACGATTCACCCGCCACCGCAGAAAGGCCTGCGGGGTGCGCGCGCCGCCGGCCCCACCGCGAAGGAGGGCCGGCCGGCGCGTGCGAACAGGACGACCCGGGAGGGCATCGTGCAACGAGACAAGAAGGTGCGCGCGGGAGTCGCGGCCGGAGCGACGGGGGCGCTGGTCGCCGCGTCGGCTCTGGTGGCCCTGGCGGCCGCGCCGTCGGCCACCGCGGCCGTGGGCAACCCCTACGAAGGGGCCGAGCAGTACATCAACCCCGACTGGAATGAGGACGTGCTGCAGGCCGCCGACGTCGCCGGGGGTTCGCTCGGCGACGACATGCGCGCCATCGCGAACGAGCCGACGCACGTGTGGATGGACCGGATCCAGGCGATCGAGGGCATCGACCGGCAGCACGGTCTGGAGTGGCACCTCGATCAGGCCGTCGAGCAGGCCGGCGGCAGCCCGCTGGTGTTCAACATGGTCATCTACGACCTGCCCGGCCGCGACTGCTTCGCTCTGGCGTCCAACGGCGAACTGCCGGCCACGGACGAGGGCATGGAGCGCTACAAGACCGAGTACATCGACGCGATCGTCGAGATCCTCGACCGTCCGGAGTACGAGGACCTGCGGATCTCGGCCGTGATCGAGCCGGACTCGCTGCCGAACCTGGTGACGAACATGTCGCACCAGCCGTGCCAGGAGTCGGCGCCGTACTACCGCGAGGGCGTGCAGTACGCCCTCGACCGGCTGCACGAGGTGGGCAACGTCTACTCGTACATCGACGCCGCACACTCGGGCTGGCTGGGCTGGCCGGACAACGCGAGCGGCAGCGCGCAGGAGTTCGCGAACGTCGTCGAGGGTTCCACCTACGGGTGGGACGGGGTGGCGGGCTTCGTCACCAACACGGCGAACTCGACGCCGCTGGAGGAGCCCTTCCTGACCGACCCGAACCTGCAGGTCGGCAGCGGCCAGGTGCGCTCGGCGGACTACTACGAGTGGAACCCGGACTTCGACGAGATCGACTGGACCGCGGACCTGTACGACCGGATGGTGGCGCAGGGAGCGCCGTCGCGCATCGGCATGCTGATCGACACGTCCCGCAACGGCTGGGGCGGGTCGGAGCGGCCGACGTCGGCGTCGTCGTCGAGCGACCTCAACACCTATGTGGACGAGTCCCGCGTGGACCGTCGCACCCACCGCGGCGCCTGGTGCAACCCTGACGGTGCCGGTATCGGCGAGCGGCCCACCGTGTCGCCGTCCGGCTACGCGGAGTCGCACCTGCACGCCTTCGTGTGGGTGAAGCCCCCGGGCGAGTCCGACGGCTCGTCGGAGGAGATCCCGAACGACGAGGGCAAGAGCCTCGACCGCATGTGCGACCCGACCTACCAGGCGGACAAGCTCGGCGGTGCCTACACCGGCGCGCTGCCGAACGCCCCGCTGTCGGGCTGGTGGTTCCAGGACCAGTTCGAGATGCTCGTGGCGAACGCCTACCCGCCGATCGGTGACGGCGGTCCCGACCCGGACCCGACGGACGACCCGACCGACGACCCCACGGACGACCCGACCGACGACCCGACCGATGACCCGACCGATGACCCGACGGACGACCCCACGGACGACCCGGGGACCGTCTGCGAGGCCACGCTCGAGGTCGTGAACGACTGGGGCAGCGGCTTCCAGGGCCAGGTCACCGTCACGGGCGGCTCGGGCGGCACCAGCGGCTGGACCACCCAGTTCACCCTGCCGTCCGGAACGAGCATCGGCAGCCTGTGGAACGCCGACTACTCCGTCAGCGGATCCACCGTCACCGCGAGCGACATGG encodes:
- a CDS encoding substrate-binding domain-containing protein; amino-acid sequence: MTSVRGKYSLAVLSPVVGGHYFGKVLAGVSRAARAGGHRVVVVQTYPADLERAQFPEEPPVGVPVGLDAADGLIVVTTAVDADTVERLGAEDRPMVLVGEHSPGAQAPAVAPDNAGGTRAAVEHLIAHGHVEIGFVGSLRQSDIVERYEAYRATLRDHGIEPREEWVYQAADNQEAAGAAAARQALTAGMPTTATFVATDRNAAGFTRMLQVSGLSLPRRQAVVGFDHSDLGARMRPRLATVDPHHDGVGELAVSLLVAQIRGERPRGRHLSAASLITRESCGCREASVGPVQGTGGGASTSWARLAGVAEIVLDGAGTTPGIEAWMRSVQRIVRGADALAVLPDADALASLVDITRALRPHPEALEQLVPALRSVEEELAKARKGRTRAPGEPGPTARRRAVARAITDVIVALSTGCTQTLLARAGRLERTIGEQYELDLGLLHADAPTIRTLRWLPKGHRGPATLALWSDAAERLAHPPVPDDVPRPGLRDYAGEVDSPAPRPPAGTAADPARELTVVGTTATSPQARALVGTKLPVASFPTRALLDSADGIAFVIPVTFDTSDWGLLLIGGAIDTHTTSARDKFDHWAAMLAVALDREARLVSLRTQRAALADMAARERALALDLRAGQVRYRLVEEVALEGTWDWDITTGHVYYSRTWKSLLGLADDEVGASIEEWTSRVHADDQRAVRSAIAQQLAGACMPLDLEHRLLAADGRELWVRARATTVTDDAGVRARMVGVLMVLGHEGPPGDAPWRTSRVRPPADASPFPASQ
- a CDS encoding SDR family NAD(P)-dependent oxidoreductase, which translates into the protein MGRFENKTVLVTGASGGMGVSHVRAFHAEGADVVIGDRDPERGARLAAELGERAMAVVLEVRDERQWADAVAEAERRFGPVSVLVNNAGVPQAAATVEHTELADWQRLLDINVTGQFLGIRAVTPSMRRGGGGSIVNIASSMANTATPYFAAYTTSKWALRGLTRTAAMELGRDGIRVNSIHPGAVSTPFITEPAAPGAAPIAAAYTPEPFAIPRVGEPGDVTRLALFVASDDAAYATGSEFVVDGGLLLGPALRYEEQRPPTRRAGSPAAP
- a CDS encoding TetR/AcrR family transcriptional regulator, whose translation is MATGTGAYHEQLAERKRAAIVDAATSLFMAHGYAGASLARVAQDADVSKATLFKQFPTKASLFEAVVTQQWDAADDDSTTPEPGDLARGLRVYGRRYAALMSRPEMVGLYRMVIAEMPRFPQIADTQFETGKMPFFRVVQRYLRAEHDAGTARVDDTLMAAANFLGMIGNYVFWPRLMVVGWDPTPAQVENAVDEAVATTVARYGATQGRNLTPGRGRSPSRRPGQSALP
- the purS gene encoding phosphoribosylformylglycinamidine synthase subunit PurS, giving the protein MGRVVVEVMPKPEILDPQGKAVVGALPRLGFTQFTGVRQGKRFELEVDGEVTPEILEQARKAAEQVLSNPVIEDVVAVVDASEGVAAAAPQHAGPA
- a CDS encoding MBL fold metallo-hydrolase, producing MLRADNAGPMTLDGTRSYVLRAPGATGCVVVDPGPDLDDHLDALAAAGPVELVLITHRHPDHTAGSAGLRERTGAPVRARDPEFCLGGEPLHRGDVLDVAGLRIEVLATPGHTRDSVAFVVSGPSGGASGDQVPRAGSTAGGTAARHAETVVLTGDTVLGQGTTVIAEPDGSLRDYFESLDLLEAVGAGVLGLPAHGDPIGDLAAAVRMYRAHRIERLEQVRHALERLGVPDDGRGAQVSELADAVVEAVYADVDPGVRGAARQSVTAQLDYLLGE
- a CDS encoding LacI family DNA-binding transcriptional regulator; the encoded protein is MSGKPRAPGSPRGARSRPGEGRRRPTIVDVARAAGVSTAVVSYALNGRRGVAEVTRERVLRVADELGWRPATAARSLRAGPGAAALVAVHDGAAGSRAASTLDLVTAAAEVLDGGDVTLAVHTASTVEQAAHLMRRWWAERRYAAFVVTGLRSDDARLAALRHLPAPAVMVGDPSAPAPPAWRSVMFDDATAFAQVGEFLADLGHRRVAMLTGAEGLLATRRRATALATALGKAGIDFDAVSGDGVDRAAAAVGSLLSSGSHPTAVVTDDDVTAGVVLDVARRLDIAVPWELSVVAGTDAAACRLTTPSLTAVPYPVERLGNAVGHALLGVLHADATTSEKAPPSTTVAAGGLVIRGSTAPPDPR
- a CDS encoding GNAT family N-acetyltransferase, with amino-acid sequence MTEVLGARGSRPAEAGVERVPFEHPDAVELRLAAVAELAERYGDDGDAAEYFDPATIVATVVIRVGGVAAAGGSVRDLSGADDGVDGLHPPGTGEVKRVFVGPGFRRRGLSTLIMGELEKSAREAGLARLVLETGTEQPEAIALYEKLGYERIAPYGKYAGEPEQRCYGKAL
- the purQ gene encoding phosphoribosylformylglycinamidine synthase subunit PurQ, with the protein product MGTLNSARIGVVTFPGTLDDRDAARAIRLAGGEPVALWHADADLQGVEAVVLPGGFSYGDYLRAGAISRFAPAMSSVIDAARGGMPVLGICNGFQVLTEAHLLPGSMIKNDHLHFVCREQTLVVANANTAWTNEFATGQRITIPLKNQDGQFVADDATLDRLEGEGRVTFRYDGWNPNGSRRDIAGITNEKGNVVGLMPHPEHAVEQGFGPADADGPRAGTDGLPFFRSVLASLVGA
- a CDS encoding S8 family peptidase; amino-acid sequence: MRTRSVTVAAVAAALLATGGLLPSAAAESGGTSDDTVAATIVPGSAETVTVPLLTGDRVTVTTAPDGSRTAAVLRAEGRDDVPFLRRSHGEHLYVIPADVAGLVGETLDERLFDVAALADGGFGGRPTLPVIVQQTGQPGDVSTLASRTDWKSAGITPERTLESVRAVSDDVDAAAGAKLVEALRAQAGESATRAAQEAPAIERVWLDAPVRALDADSAPQIGAPQAWEAGFTGDGVTVAVLDTGIDATHPDLDEVVVAQEDFSGTGSAVDGHGHGSHVASIVAGSGDASDGVNSGMAPDAGIMVGKVLDDYGSGEESSVIDGMEWAASQGADIINMSLGAPVYTDGTDPMSLAVDQLTAEHDALFVIAAGNDGMDKSIGTPGAASSALTVGAVDDDDLITGFSSRGPRIDGAIKPDIVAPGEGIVAARAAGTQLGSPVGEHYVAASGTSMASPHVAGAAAAVLQARPDLTAPELKAVLMGSADPTGASVFEEGAGRVFVPTAIEQPVIAHPASVSLGNFEYPHDGTASATITYRNTGDDDLVLDVDLAVTGPDSEDAEGASVSDERVTVPADGTAEVSVTVDRVPGVIGRYSGAVTATGPDGVTVRTPVGWEKEPELFDLTLEFIGRDGKPFADGMADLAAMNVDDAEQFLAFDLIDFVEDTTHTLRVPEGRYSVAASMLNGTFTELTDAFAPEVTVSADTTVTLDAREALPVSIATPRAATVRDLGMEEQRTDADGRSLSTGIVIGGADAFVTPTQPVTIGEFDHVTSAHLRRPASAAGKARPYTYDLVFQQSPVTTGTFTAHREDLAAVRTTYAEPARDVVISAGRGAVPEGRGSAFVVATPVDPGTRTEYVSARNVNWFHATFYDSPDGAELLGGYDSPLTAYEPGSTVAATIGGAPRTPQALTGHMGDLLGIFPNGWSDSAGNAFVGWGADDEHLTVWQDGEVVVDDAPGWAELTMPPGGADYRVAYRGSAASERWYTAQRVTGEWTFRAEPVGEDELVMRELLDVRYDVARIGPRGTAPRRTKVGVEVTGTEGDSTVRLWWSANDGTDWTEATVRNGVAVVNAPKGTSAVSLRAEVTDAAGNSLRETVERAYTVKWPR